Sequence from the Nymphaea colorata isolate Beijing-Zhang1983 chromosome 9, ASM883128v2, whole genome shotgun sequence genome:
CTTTTATTGAGTGCGAATGCACCTGGGTTCTGTGTGCTGAGTGCTGCAAAGATGGTCGCTCATGTTCCACTACCAACGTTCATCTGAACGTGAACAAGGCCTTTGGCTCCGGGTTGCTGGTCAGAGGCCAATAAGGTGCCGTCTGGCCGGCACCGACGACATACGGTGAAGTCTAAGTCAAAAAACTTAGGTCTTCGTGGCAAATTTTCATTGACATAATCTGGTAAGAAGGTGGCCCTATCCACAGCTTTTTGCCCAGAAAAAACAAAGGTGAGAAAGGTCAGACCTGTAGACAAGAAGAAACCCTACCGCATTCATGTTTTGCAACCACCTCAAAGTTGACGTTCTTCTGCTCAACGTTGATTAGTTGGtaactaatttttttagcaGATAAGAAAATTCTTTACTATTTTACAGAAAAATGCAGCTATCCCTAACATTTGTGCTTCCAAGAAGAACCATTTTTTGTCACACTAACCACAGCTGTGTGAGCTGTCAGTTACTATTAATATGTTCtcagcaaaatgaaaaaaaaaaaactatgcttttgtttccatatttaattaatttattttttctaagtGTAAAAATGCCTTAATTGACGGGTCAAATCACAACATGTCCACGTAACTAGACTAAAAGCAGCCAATGAATTGTCAGTGACAACAAAGAAGGATTTGTTAGTTCATCTTggtcaaagaaaaataaagaaaaggaaaaggtctTGTGGGCTCATTTTACTGCAttctttaattgtttttttatagtAGTCAACACAGTTTTTGCTACTCAAGAGTCAATCCTATTAcacgagagcgagagagagagagagagagagagagaggcagagagcgCCATGGCTGCAAGGGTAGAGGGGTCACAAGAAATGCGACCTCTAGTTGCAGATGGCATGTTGGTCGATCGAGAAGACCAAGAAACTGTTAAGACAGATGGATGCATTAGGTTGGTTGGTCTCCTGAATGAGCCTTTTGAATGGTTGCGCATGCTGTGTGGGGAGCTTGAAACAGGCTTCGTCTTCGCCGTCATATTGGTATATGGCTTCAGCCAGGGATTCGCTGCGTCTTTCTTCCGGGTGGTGTCTGATTACTACTGGAAGGATGTCCAGCAGGTTCAGCCCTCGGCGGTTCAGCTGTATCAAGGTCTCTACGCTTTGCCTTGGATCTTGAAACCTGCTTGGGGACTTCTGACCGACGTTTTTCCGATTTCCGGCTACAAACGCCGGCCGTACTTTGTCCTTGCAGGTGGGCTGCATGCCTTTTCTTACTCTTTCTAGCTGGCTTACTTCTGAGATTACAAACTTGAGCTACGAGTCATGCCTCTTTCATTTATGAGCCGTTCCCGCGAATAACTATTGGTATAATAATTTTCAATCTCACTAGTCATATCAGCAAATTATAAGCAAACATTTTGTTGCTTTGTAGATGATTAAGCGTAGAGCATAGAGTGTCTCAAGTTGAACGGTGTAAAAAAGGCGGATACTGAATCATTGTGTGGATACCAAATGTTTGTCATCGTGCTCTGAAGACCAAATTTTTGCTTTCAAGGACAGTATGTCAAGTTTAATATGTCAATAACGAAAGGGTTTGGTGGTTTTGATCAAACACGATGGTGAATACTACTTCAAAATCAATGGGTTATGCATATCTTTTGCTATAGTAGACTACCGTTTTCATCGCTGGATACGTGTAGGGAAGGGAGGTCCTTATCAATATTCATGTCAGAAAAGGCTGAAAAGCGAGCCATTCAACAACGACCGAGGCATTTTGCATCATATGGTGGTTGTATCTGTGCAGGCACTTGTTGCAAGTGACAGAGGCTTAGACTATCACCTCTACCCACTTTCCTAGCGTCCAAAGTGATCAAGACTATCAATGGGTTATGCATATCCTTTGTTGAAGGAAGGTCGTTGTCAATATTCATGCCAGAAAAGGCTGAAAAGCGAGCCATTCAACAACCACTGAGGCATTTTGCACCGTATGGTGGTTCTGTTCTGTGCAGACACTTGCTGCAAGTGACAGGGGCTTAGAATATCACCTCTCCCCACTTTCTTAGCGTCTAAGTGATCAAGACTGTACTGTTTATGAGCCTTTCAGATTAGATCCTTACTCCTTACGGATTATGACATATGCAAGTTTATAAATTTCAGTCTCAAGGGAAGATGTCAAATTGTTTGTTTTGTATCTCTTGATATATTCTCAAAGGAGAGCTTAATTGATTCTGTTGTATCAGGCAGGTACTATTGGGAGCGTGTGTGCACTGCTACTGCTGCAGAAGAAGCCTCCTATTCTGTTTGCACTGAGCACTTTGATTGGCATTAGCACTGCAATTTCTATAGCAGATGTTACCATAGATGCGTGTATAGCTCGGAATAGCATCAAGTATCCTGCGTTAGCATCAGATATGCAGAGCCTTTGTGGGTTCTGCTCCTCTACTGGGGCCATTTTGGGATATTCCAGTAGTGGGATACTAGTTCGCATTCTGGGAGCGCAGGTATGGTTGCAAGCTAGAGTAGCATTACctacttaaaagaaaatttctctTTCCCACTTGGAATGCTTGTCATCagtttttattttggtttctgATAATCAACACTGATTGGTTCTTATCTGTTTGATGCAGGGAGCACTGGCTTTACTCACTTTTCCCCTTGCAATGCTCGTCGCTCTAGGATTTACTTTGAATGAGAGCAAAACTAGTAGTCGACCAGACAGACAGGTACTAAATCAAGAAACTAGATGCATCTTTTTCTGCTTACAGGGTGGAAGCATATTTTGCCATTGGGAACACAAAAATACAAAGTAGATAGATTTTACTGGCAGTAGAATATTGGGACTCTGGGGTTAATGCCCTTGTAGGTAATGAATGAATATAAGCAGAAAAAGCCTGTGCTTAAGCAGTATCTGTGTGGAAGCTGCTGCTTCTCTGGAACTGGTCAGAGTGACAGGCTGGTGTCCCGCTAATTGAACCAGTTTAGTGCCTCAACTTTGAACATCCCCTTCTTTTTCTAGTGGCAGTTTTTCTCTTGTCTTGTATACACGAAATATGCTTTGAATTGCACCTTAAACTTTTGATAATAATCACTAGGGTACAAAATTTGTTACTGAAATGTTCTCTCAACATGTTATCCTTGCATCTTCAACTCGTGCCAAGGTGTTTATGATGGTAAATGGAGCATTACGAAACATGATTAAGACAATGAAGTGTCCTGAAGTATGGAAGCCTTCACTTTACATGTTTCTCTCCATAGCTCTCAGCTACAGCACTCATGAAGGCCATTTCTACTGGTATACTGATCCTAAAGCAGGCCCAGCATTTCCAAAGGTAACTGTGTTCacaaaacaaatatgaaattGTTCGACTCTTTGAGTTTGTTCACATGCATCTTCGAAATGCAAAGCCTCCAGCTCTTCCTTCGGTGTTCATTTGCAGGAGtttgttggaataatatatGCCATAGGTGCTGTTGGATCAATTCTGGGGGTGATTTTGTATCAAAAAGTCTTCAAGAACTATCCATTTAGAACAGTCCTCTTCCTTGCACAGCTTCTGTATTTTGTATCAGGAATGCTTGACCTCACATTTGTGCTGAGACTCAATCTCAGATTAGGCCTGCCAGACTACATGTTTGTTGTCATAGAAGAAATGAGTGGTCGTATTGTTTCTCGTCTCAGATGGATGCCCATGATGGTACTTAGTACAAGATTGTGCCCTCTTGGCATAGAAGGGACCTTCTTTGCACTACTAATGTGCATAGATAGCATTGGATGGTTGTGCAGCAAATGGAGTGGAAGTCTTGCTCTGCATCTGTTGAAGGTCACAAGGACCAACTTCAAGAACTTGTGGTTGGCTGTTCTCATAAGGAATATCTTGAGGATCTCAACTTTGGCCTTGATTTTTCTGGTGCCTAAGACAGGGCCTACTGATGCTCTGCTTCCTAGTCAGATGTTGGAGGCCGATGGAAGTGATGAGAAAGACGAACGCCTGCAGTTGGTTTCCATGAATGACAGGGCATAAATTCATCCGTAGTTGTGGTACCTGGAGCAGTTTTAGATGTCTTTCggtgtatatttttttcaacacacagagagagagagagagagagagagagagtcatgaATTCCATCGTTTGTACTGATAACAATTATGCAACTCATATATTACAGCACTTACAACCTTCTCTACACAAGTTTTCAGTTTGGGTAGTCAATAAAAGGATGCCTGCAAAGTTTTCCCAGGCTACCGCCAACTTGGGTGTCATAATTTCAAAGCGCGTAGGAGGAGCCCTTTGCCATCAGGTTGAAGCTTGGTGTATTTTAGCTTGGTGTATTTTAGCAGGTAGGTAATCTCAAAAGTTTTCCACTTTAGTcagaaggaaattttttttttcccccgaAGATAAGGGTGACCCTCGATTACCAAGCTTCAGGAGGACAGCAATGAAAGCTCAGACAAACGGCAGGGCTTTCGTCAAATGGGTTACAAAAAAAGGTTAATGTAAGCAATGAAAGGGAGACTTCCTAAGTTATTAATTGCAACAaccaaaattaaaagaaataaagtggAGAGAGAAATACGGGCATTTTTAAAAGccaaaattgaaaggaaaaagcgTTTCGTGGAGAAAAGTGCAGAAAACTCACTGATTGCTCTGTCATTGGCTTGGGTTTAGTTGAATCCGCCTTCTTTTGTGATCTATCAGGTCCCAGTAATGCTCAGCGTCAACACCTAAAAAATCTGAAGTTCAGTTCAGAAACGATGAATAAGACTGCCACAAACATGTCGAAAAGCGTTTAGAAATTCAAGATAAAAGAATACAAAACCTTAAGAACAGCGTCAATGTTTGACAAGCAGAGTAACTGCAGAGGACAAAACCGATGGCCGATTTTCTAAATTATCACACATTTTCTCACAAGTTCTTTTCAGAAAATGAGACCTGTGAACTGGAAGACGCTTGCTCTCCATCGGAATTAGTGGGCCTCCCTCAGTCAAGGGCTAAACAAAATAATGATCATAGTCAGGGAGTGTTTATCTTTAAACAAAAATACACTTTGAATCATAAATTTTTTGGTATATAATCTTGCTTTTCTTAACACTAAAAACTATTCGACCTTATTTGTGATATATTTCAAATATACCAAGGAACATTGATCTTCATGAGTTGTAAATAGGATACCTTGTTCAGGTTGTGGCTTTCCCCTGCTAACGTTTGTCACAAGATTTTGCCTGAGGAGAACATAAATCCTCCTGCGGACCTGCAGGCACCACCGGGTCCTTCTCACGAGAATTAAGTCCATGGATCTTATGAGGATCCGACCCGCACAAGGACGGTCGACAGGCTGCCGTCAAGACAGAAACTGGAATGGAGACCATAAGAATGgggggaggaaggaggaggagaggagcaGGAAAACGCATCAATATCTGCATCTGAGAACACCGGCACCGACCAACCACCGGACCGCTTGGCCCCCTGTGTCCGCCGCCACGATGCCTTCTCAGAAGATCGAATCCGGTCACCAGGACATCGTCCACGACATCGCAATGGATTACTACGGCAAGCGGCTCGCCACGGCCTCCTCCGACACAACCATCAAGATCGTCGGCGTCTCCTCCTCTTCTGCCTCAGGTCAGCCTCTCGCCACCCTCTCCGGCCACCAGGGCTCCGTGTGGCAGGTCTCCTGGGCGCACCCCAAGTTCGGCTCCGTCCTGGCTTCTTGCTCATACGATGGCCGGGTCATCGTCTGGAGGGAAGATCCCGCCTCTCCCAACCAGTGGACTCAAGCCCATGTCTTCTCCGATCACTCCTCATCGGTTAACTCCGTCTCATGGGCTCCCCACGAATTGGGGCTCTGCCTCGCCTGCGGATCCTCGGATGGCTCCATCACCATCCACACCGCTCGGTCCGACGGCGGCTGGGACACCGCCCGCATCGACCAGGCCCACCCGGTAGGCGTCACGGCCGTCTCCTGGGCTCCCGCCACAGCCCCCGGCTCCCTTGTCAGCAATTCACCCTCCGACGCCGTTCAGAAGCTTGCTTCTGGGGGGTGCGACAACACCGTGAAGGTGTGGAAGCTCCAGAACGGGGTGTGGAAGATGGACTGCTTTCCAGCGCTGCAGAAGCACTCCGATTGGGTTAGGGACGTCGCCTGGGCGCCCAATCTGGGGCTACCAAAGTCGACGATCGCCAGCGCGTCGCAGGATGGAACGGTGGTCGTCTGGACGGTGGGGAAGGAAGGGGATCAATGGGAAGGGAAGGTGATGAACGACTTCAAAGCGCCCGTGTGGAGGTTGTCGTGGTCGCTCACCGGCAACATCCTCGCCGTCGCCGACGGTAAGAATGAGGTCACTCTCTGGAAGGAGGTCGTTGATGGAGAGTGGCAGCAGGTCACTACCGTCGATCCTGCTGCGTGACGGTCGATCTTCTTGCTTTTTCCCTCTTCATTGGTTGTGTCTGCTCCATCTCATACTTCCTTCTGTTTTAAGTAGCAGTTTTCTTCGATTTTGCACAGATAGGAACGAAATGTGTTATGTGACTTTATTTGTTctccaggttttttttttttgtttatctttgaGGAATGAGGAcaaatttttttggtatttgatGAATTCACTGCATAAATTAGCTAGTGGTGGTttgattgtcaatttttttctaattgttaCTGGAAATGGCTGCAGTTACCTAAAAATCTGCAATAC
This genomic interval carries:
- the LOC116260997 gene encoding probable folate-biopterin transporter 6: MAARVEGSQEMRPLVADGMLVDREDQETVKTDGCIRLVGLLNEPFEWLRMLCGELETGFVFAVILVYGFSQGFAASFFRVVSDYYWKDVQQVQPSAVQLYQGLYALPWILKPAWGLLTDVFPISGYKRRPYFVLAGTIGSVCALLLLQKKPPILFALSTLIGISTAISIADVTIDACIARNSIKYPALASDMQSLCGFCSSTGAILGYSSSGILVRILGAQGALALLTFPLAMLVALGFTLNESKTSSRPDRQVFMMVNGALRNMIKTMKCPEVWKPSLYMFLSIALSYSTHEGHFYWYTDPKAGPAFPKEFVGIIYAIGAVGSILGVILYQKVFKNYPFRTVLFLAQLLYFVSGMLDLTFVLRLNLRLGLPDYMFVVIEEMSGRIVSRLRWMPMMVLSTRLCPLGIEGTFFALLMCIDSIGWLCSKWSGSLALHLLKVTRTNFKNLWLAVLIRNILRISTLALIFLVPKTGPTDALLPSQMLEADGSDEKDERLQLVSMNDRA
- the LOC116260998 gene encoding protein transport protein SEC13 homolog B-like; translation: MDLMRIRPAQGRSTGCRQDRNWNGDHKNGGRKEEERSRKTHQYLHLRTPAPTNHRTAWPPVSAATMPSQKIESGHQDIVHDIAMDYYGKRLATASSDTTIKIVGVSSSSASGQPLATLSGHQGSVWQVSWAHPKFGSVLASCSYDGRVIVWREDPASPNQWTQAHVFSDHSSSVNSVSWAPHELGLCLACGSSDGSITIHTARSDGGWDTARIDQAHPVGVTAVSWAPATAPGSLVSNSPSDAVQKLASGGCDNTVKVWKLQNGVWKMDCFPALQKHSDWVRDVAWAPNLGLPKSTIASASQDGTVVVWTVGKEGDQWEGKVMNDFKAPVWRLSWSLTGNILAVADGKNEVTLWKEVVDGEWQQVTTVDPAA